The Spodoptera frugiperda isolate SF20-4 chromosome 8, AGI-APGP_CSIRO_Sfru_2.0, whole genome shotgun sequence DNA segment GGTATTAGTGTTCATTAacaagttttttaaattacttatacagaaaaatacataatattttttctattcctACCGTGTTACTTTTCGATTGTTTCCTTGCATATTCAATACATAAAAGTTTCTTGCGATTTTCCGTTGGCGCCACTGTAGTTTTTGGGCTTGTACGAACTGCAGTGTTTAGGAAATGTGTATTGAACTTGTTTCAAAAGTAGTAATCTACTTCttcttattattacttataccATGATGTgtataactttttaatacataatgcGTTGTAATATTGTTTCTTATTAGTTAGTTAAATTGACACTTTTGTCAATGTATCATTTTGCACGAAGGTAACCTCATGTAAGACTGCTCTTATAGAGCATTGTAAATAATGccaatgtaaatatgtattgttattttttatcaccCGACTGTACGACGCTAACTTAAAAAGCTAACCGTCAcatttagagtcatttaatggttacttaacccagtccttagcaacatttttctgaacaaaatcgttactaaggaatagtttaagtaatcattaaatgtctttgagtgcggcagtaagttaTACGTTATGTCACGGCTACTTGATAGTTTTATCTGAGAAATGTCCATAAAATACGTAGATTATGTCTGGGGGAGACTAATTAcgattaatttataattctgTACTGATTGTACGATGataaattttacataaaatttatatGCGAAAATCAACCTTACAAATTAGATATGCGAAATTCAATCTTTCCCCCTTACATATTAAGTTCTTATTGCCCTGTACAGTCGGGTGTTACTTTGTTTGAGTGTTCGATGCCTTTCCCAACAATAACAGCAATAAAGAGCATTGTGTTTTGATGGCCGacaatatgtatattgtatgtttaGGCATTTTCAAAAGATAACGTACAAATTAAACTGAAAGTGTAAAGCAATCTCGAATGATTTCGTGTTGTGAATATAAatatgtgaaaaaaatataaatatgtactagAAAAGTTGATTCTTCGCAAATATCAATAATGTCTAGTAATCGTAGATTGAGTAAACCAGAGCTCTAGTGCTTACTAAAACGTTTTAAAAGGAGATGTGCATTTGTTGAAAGCCTTCCAACGGCCATCGGCCCGTGTCATATTGTCATAGAAAATGATTCCacataaaaatagatattttttatcaattgttAGCCCCAATAATATTGCCAATCTATTATACTGAACTCCATTTTAAACGCCTTCCAATTTGAATTCTATTTTGTACACATAAAGGTATTAAGCAAAATGATATTTGCGAAaccaaatatgtatatatggTGCAGTCTTTTATATCCTTTATCTTATACGCTGTAGAATTCAAAATAGCTAATATTGTTGAAAGTTCTTGTGAGCACATTTAGTTCTTGTGTCTTAAGGCAGATGGCGCAACCTTCTCGTCACGTATACgcgttttagttaattatttgttGCATTGCAACTTTGTATGTGTCCGAAGGTACCATACTGTTAGCTAATTCCTAGTTATAGTAAGTAAATATCTACATTTAAATACAGCACAATAGTATTCCGTTACGGTGTGTAACACATAGAGTACCTGATGGCTCCTTGTGACACTAACCAAAGTagtaataaggtttattttagcGAAGCAAATGATACTTCAATAACTGTCAAAACACACTATATTCTGTCACATCACTCGTTCGTACTTTGTCAAAttattttggactttattaGTTGGTATTAAAATCGTTTTGGTACTATTGCAATCTGGTAATACCTCTGCTCACCTTATTAGGGAGCTTTGTCTAGTATGTAACGAAAAGTAGCGACTAGTAAATGTTTAGACACCTACAATAGTTTACTAGTTGCACTATAATAAATGTGGTAGAAGCTATTTAGtgtgttttgatttaaaaaagatGAGGTGTACGCCAACACGTGACGTCATTGTCactttttggtaaaaaataactattcggTGTGATTGGGATATCTTATATTTGTtgataaatatcaatttatgtCATGTTTttcgtgaaataaaataataaaatgtataataaatttcTACATCGAAGTCCAATGTTACTTAACTTTCGATTAGTTGTAACAATGGCTGTGTTAGATCGATAATTTGTGTTACTATATTTAATCTGAATTTATAGTAATGTCGTACATTAAATAAGGCTAATGTTTTCCCTCATATAATATGGAAATAAAGACAAAATTGTGAAAGTTTAGTAGACTTCCACGCGATTTtaaaagttgtatgtttgtgaagTTATATAATTTTGATCTCTCTTAATGTTTATCtgcattttattatgattattatttaaaagtatagttttatttattaacggAACTAGGTTTCTCCGATATGATTCcaaaaaataaagtagttaaGATTAACATTTCCTATCATTGAATTGAATGTGTGTGCTTACTTACGGGATCGTGAGCTGCGAAggaattaagtattttattgatttagtaTGATTGTAAATTCTTGCAATAAATTCTTCCATATAGTAAACGTGGatgattttaccattattttcgtatttatggGTAGTTAACGTGTGGTAATGCATGGTATATTAGGCAGTGTATGAGTCACTAGTGGTTGGTTCGTGTATCTGACTGTGTCGCCTTTCTTAAGATATTTTCTTAGCGGTTAATTAAGGGTATCTCTGTGCATTCACTGTTTGGCTCAAATGTACATAAGATTTAAAGTACAACttgatattgtaattattactgatttataatttaattaaatggtaaatacattataagttttgttttatttcattttcctGACCtagtatagtatttatttcaatttgttcatAACTGGTTTTGGCATATCTTGTAAGGCAGCCGGCTGTGGTCGGTTGTGGAACCATTGATGTCTTAATGCCTGAAACAAAGATTAATTTGAACTATTCGGTTCGTAGCTCTGTTATTTACAGGGCGTTGCCAGTTGCACCTGTAAATTTCTAAATAAGAAACCGATCTTTTACCTACTAACaaatgtaggtacctgtttAGCGGATATCCTCTTGTCTGCATCGTACATTATAAACGATTTCACAAGGTCCACAGCGTCTGGCTCGACTCCCGGCAGGAGTTCTGGCCAGGGTGTGGGAGAAGATTCTGGAAATGTAATCTTGTGGAAGTCGGGCAGCTCTGAATGTCCTGGCCAAGTCTCTTCAGTCGGTGTTCCAAGGTGTTGAAGTACTATTGCCAGCTGTTCGATGTCTGATTCGCCCTAAAAAAAGACGCTAAAaccttaatatttgttttgaaaacattgCGAGTGGCGCTAGTGTAGCTTTTGGTCGCCATCGCCttggaaaattaaattattattgagaatttcGAAGTTATCTAGGATAATCTTCAAGAAAGTTAACTAGTGATTGACTTACTGCAAATAACGGTTGCTTCGTAATTAATTCCGCTAGAATGCAACCGACAGCCCACAGGTCTACTTTCTCTGAGTAGAACCTAGCACCATACAATAGCTCTGGAGCTCGGTACCATCTGGAAATTAGCAAACCTTGTTCATTAAAAATTGGATCCTTCAAATGGCCTGCATGTTCTGTAATCCTAAAGGATATCTATTAAATTTCAAGGATGTCAAGAGGTTTTCGTTAAACCATATCCAAGAAAATTCTTGGCACCTTTCGATTCTACAATTTATCTAATCGTTCCAATAATGGCGCTAATGTCATAGAGATGATTCAAGTACCTACGTTAACGCATGCTGCTCATGTCTATGGGCCCTTAgtatggtttgaaactagtcaagttatgtacattatacagcaataataaaaacatataagtCGTACCTTGTGGCGACTTGGTGTGAATACGGCCTGCCCCCATCAGGCCAGTAAAGTCGTGCGAGACCCAAGTCTGCAATCTTCAATATACCCTCGTGGTTAATCAGCAGATTGGCTGGTTTTAAATCCTGATAAAATATATATGGTTAGATAGgtaattaacaattatttacgtttaaatacAAGCTTGTATGTAGTTACGTAATCTTATATTGAGTGACGTATAATTTGAAGAAGCCCAAAGAAGTCGCGTTGGTAACTCGGTAGAGTAGCTCCAAGCGAAACTGGGGTTttgattcgattcccgggcctaGTAACGTTTGACTGACTTTAGAATTGTGCCTGTTATGAGCATATTCTATCTTCTCTTTCAGGTTATGTAAATGCAATCATAACTTACTCTATGCATCACATAATGTGCGTGCATATATCTTGTGCCTTTCAACAGCATCTGGGCATACGTTTTGACTCTGGGCA contains these protein-coding regions:
- the LOC126910938 gene encoding cyclin-dependent kinase 20, which gives rise to MDNDVTNYTVIGRIGEGAHGLVFKAKHIPTGREVALKKILIKNLEDGIPVNVMREIKALQLLRCKYIIKLYDMFPRGMSLVLVLEYMCSGLWDMLHHSQQELTLPRVKTYAQMLLKGTRYMHAHYVMHRDLKPANLLINHEGILKIADLGLARLYWPDGGRPYSHQVATRWYRAPELLYGARFYSEKVDLWAVGCILAELITKQPLFAGESDIEQLAIVLQHLGTPTEETWPGHSELPDFHKITFPESSPTPWPELLPGVEPDAVDLVKSFIMYDADKRISAKQALRHQWFHNRPQPAALQDMPKPVMNKLK